The Megalobrama amblycephala isolate DHTTF-2021 linkage group LG13, ASM1881202v1, whole genome shotgun sequence genome contains a region encoding:
- the drd2l gene encoding dopamine receptor D2 like isoform X1 yields MRVKLLLNDSAQRSCIMPLLDVTEDNDSIASPTLNSSPSLSSMAFSSLPPSLSSFLPQSNCSVAPSPSSPPYNFYAVLLVLLIFCVVFGNVLVCVAVSREKALQTTTNYLIVSLAVSDLLLATLVMPWGVYLEVVGEWRFSRIHCDILLTLDVMMCTASILNLCAISIDRYTAVAMPLLYNTRYSSRRRVALMIAVVWFLSFAISCPLLFGLNNTASQEGRDCSFADPAFVVYSSVASFYVPFIVTLMVYVQICVVLRRRGRRTAPSRRHGLHPEPRDGQRSRKNKCTHPEDVKLCTLIVKPPPAAPQRKKVTLVKEAVVHPLDVEPMCFLNQDREQPPQQSQQPGHAKISLSVSVAPSPVRPCSTLSAPGLRRVALQESMNGLHGWRERNADREKGAAAKERVRGRLSQQKERKATQMLAIVLGVFIICWLPFFLTHVLKAHCGSCCISPSLYSAVTWLGYLNSAVNPVIYTTFNIEFRKAFIKILHC; encoded by the exons ATGCGTGTGAAGCTCCTGCTGAATGACA GTGCCCAGAGAAGCTGCATAATGCCTCTTCTCGACGTAACGGAAGACAACGACTCTATTGCCTCCCCAACCCTGAATTCATCTCCATCTCTTTCCTCCATGGCATTTTCCTCCCTCCCTCCATCCCTGTCCTCGTTTCTCCCGCAGTCAAACTGCTCCGTGGCTCCATCTCCCTCCTCACCGCCGTATAACTTCTACGCTGTGTTATTGGTGTTGCTGATTTTTTGCGTGGTGTTCGGTAACGTGTTGGTGTGTGTGGCCGTGTCACGAGAGAAAGCGTTGCAGACCACCACCAATTACCTCATTGTGTCTCTGGCCGTGTCGGACTTGCTCTTGGCCACACTGGTGATGCCCTGGGGCGTCTATCTGGAG gtTGTGGGTGAATGGAGATTCAGTCGGATCCACTGTGACATTCTGCTCACGCTGGATGTCATGATGTGCACCGCCAGCATCCTCAACTTATGTGCCATCAGCATCGATAG GTACACGGCTGTGGCCATGCCGTTACTGTACAACACACGCTACAGCTCCAGAAGACGGGTCGCTCTGATGATCGCTGTCGTCTGGTTCCTGTCATTTGCCATTTCTTGCCCGCTGTTGTTTGGCCTCAACAACACAG CCAGTCAAGAAGGGAGGGACTGCAGCTTTGCCGACCCTGCTTTCGTGGTCTACTCCTCTGTTGCTTCCTTTTACGTGCCCTTCATTGTGACCCTGATGGTGTATGTGCAGATCTGCGTGGTCCTGCGCAGACGGGGCAGACGCACCGCACCTTCACGCAGACACGGCCTCCATCCAGAGCCCAGAGATGGACAGAGATCTCGCAAG AATAAGTGTACTCATCCTGAAGATGTGAAATTGTGTACTTTAATAGTAAAGCCTCCTCCAGCCGCTCCACAACGCAAGAAAGTG ACGCTGGTGAAAGAGGCCGTGGTCCATCCTCTGGACGTGGAACCCatgtgttttctgaatcaggacagagaGCAGCCTCCACAGCAATCGCAGCAGCCTGGACATGCTAAAATCTCCCTGTCGGTGTCTGTTGCGCCCAGTCCCGTGCGGCCCTGCTCCACGCTCTCGGCCCCTGGACTGCGCAGGGTCGCCCTTCAGGAAAGCATGAACGGCCTCCATGGATGGAGGGAGAGAAACGCAGACAGAGAGAAAGGAGCTGCGGCGAAGGAGAGAGTGAGAGGAAGACTGTCGCAGCAGAAGGAAAGAAAGGCGACACAGATGCTCGCCATCGTTTTAG GTGTCTTCATAATATGCTGGCTTCCTTTCTTCCTGACGCACGTGCTGAAAGCTCACTGCGGCAGCTGCTGCATCTCACCGTCGCTCTACAGCGCTGTCACATGGCTGGGTTACCTCAATAGCGCCGTCAACCCCGTCATCTACACCACCTTCAACATCGAGTTCCGCAAGGCCTTCATTAAAATCCTGCACTGCTGA
- the drd2l gene encoding dopamine receptor D2 like isoform X2, with protein MPLLDVTEDNDSIASPTLNSSPSLSSMAFSSLPPSLSSFLPQSNCSVAPSPSSPPYNFYAVLLVLLIFCVVFGNVLVCVAVSREKALQTTTNYLIVSLAVSDLLLATLVMPWGVYLEVVGEWRFSRIHCDILLTLDVMMCTASILNLCAISIDRYTAVAMPLLYNTRYSSRRRVALMIAVVWFLSFAISCPLLFGLNNTASQEGRDCSFADPAFVVYSSVASFYVPFIVTLMVYVQICVVLRRRGRRTAPSRRHGLHPEPRDGQRSRKNKCTHPEDVKLCTLIVKPPPAAPQRKKVTLVKEAVVHPLDVEPMCFLNQDREQPPQQSQQPGHAKISLSVSVAPSPVRPCSTLSAPGLRRVALQESMNGLHGWRERNADREKGAAAKERVRGRLSQQKERKATQMLAIVLGVFIICWLPFFLTHVLKAHCGSCCISPSLYSAVTWLGYLNSAVNPVIYTTFNIEFRKAFIKILHC; from the exons ATGCCTCTTCTCGACGTAACGGAAGACAACGACTCTATTGCCTCCCCAACCCTGAATTCATCTCCATCTCTTTCCTCCATGGCATTTTCCTCCCTCCCTCCATCCCTGTCCTCGTTTCTCCCGCAGTCAAACTGCTCCGTGGCTCCATCTCCCTCCTCACCGCCGTATAACTTCTACGCTGTGTTATTGGTGTTGCTGATTTTTTGCGTGGTGTTCGGTAACGTGTTGGTGTGTGTGGCCGTGTCACGAGAGAAAGCGTTGCAGACCACCACCAATTACCTCATTGTGTCTCTGGCCGTGTCGGACTTGCTCTTGGCCACACTGGTGATGCCCTGGGGCGTCTATCTGGAG gtTGTGGGTGAATGGAGATTCAGTCGGATCCACTGTGACATTCTGCTCACGCTGGATGTCATGATGTGCACCGCCAGCATCCTCAACTTATGTGCCATCAGCATCGATAG GTACACGGCTGTGGCCATGCCGTTACTGTACAACACACGCTACAGCTCCAGAAGACGGGTCGCTCTGATGATCGCTGTCGTCTGGTTCCTGTCATTTGCCATTTCTTGCCCGCTGTTGTTTGGCCTCAACAACACAG CCAGTCAAGAAGGGAGGGACTGCAGCTTTGCCGACCCTGCTTTCGTGGTCTACTCCTCTGTTGCTTCCTTTTACGTGCCCTTCATTGTGACCCTGATGGTGTATGTGCAGATCTGCGTGGTCCTGCGCAGACGGGGCAGACGCACCGCACCTTCACGCAGACACGGCCTCCATCCAGAGCCCAGAGATGGACAGAGATCTCGCAAG AATAAGTGTACTCATCCTGAAGATGTGAAATTGTGTACTTTAATAGTAAAGCCTCCTCCAGCCGCTCCACAACGCAAGAAAGTG ACGCTGGTGAAAGAGGCCGTGGTCCATCCTCTGGACGTGGAACCCatgtgttttctgaatcaggacagagaGCAGCCTCCACAGCAATCGCAGCAGCCTGGACATGCTAAAATCTCCCTGTCGGTGTCTGTTGCGCCCAGTCCCGTGCGGCCCTGCTCCACGCTCTCGGCCCCTGGACTGCGCAGGGTCGCCCTTCAGGAAAGCATGAACGGCCTCCATGGATGGAGGGAGAGAAACGCAGACAGAGAGAAAGGAGCTGCGGCGAAGGAGAGAGTGAGAGGAAGACTGTCGCAGCAGAAGGAAAGAAAGGCGACACAGATGCTCGCCATCGTTTTAG GTGTCTTCATAATATGCTGGCTTCCTTTCTTCCTGACGCACGTGCTGAAAGCTCACTGCGGCAGCTGCTGCATCTCACCGTCGCTCTACAGCGCTGTCACATGGCTGGGTTACCTCAATAGCGCCGTCAACCCCGTCATCTACACCACCTTCAACATCGAGTTCCGCAAGGCCTTCATTAAAATCCTGCACTGCTGA